The Macaca nemestrina isolate mMacNem1 chromosome 12, mMacNem.hap1, whole genome shotgun sequence genome contains a region encoding:
- the LOC105488751 gene encoding transmembrane protein 9B isoform X2: protein MPVRGPDVEAYCLRCECKYEERSSVTIKVTIIIYLSILGLLLLYMVYLTLVEPILKRRLFGHSQLIQSDDDIGDHQPFANAHDVLARSRSRANVLNKVEYAQQRWKLQVQEQRKSVFDRHVVLS, encoded by the exons ATGCCTGTGCGGGGGCCTGATGTAGAAGCATACTGTCTACGCTGTGAATGCAAATATGAAGAAAGAAGCTCTGTCACAATCAAG GTTACCATTATAATTTATCTCTCCATTTTGGGCCTTCTACTTCTGTACATGGTATATCTTACTCTGGTTGAGCCCATACTGAAGAGGCGCCTTTTTGGACACTCACAGTTGATACAGAGTGATGATGATATTGGG GATCACCAGCCTTTTGCAAATGCACACGATGTGCTAGCCCGCTCCCGCAGTCGAGCCAACGTGCTGAACAAGGTAGAATATGCCCAGCAGCGCTGGAAGCTTCAAGTCCAAGAGCAGCGAAAGTCTGTCTTTGACCGACATGTTGTCCTCAGCTAA